The Clostridia bacterium nucleotide sequence GGACCCATGTTAGTTTACCTGACTTTGACAATTCCCGAAGCTATCTTTACGGAAGCTTGGTTAAGTTTTTTGGGCCTAGGGGTATCGGCGCCCTTTGCCAGCTGGGGAACCCTGGCCAGTGACGGGGCCAAGGCTTTAAGGTCTTACCCCTGGCAGCTCTTCTTCCCTGCCCTGTTTATCAGTTTAACCATTCTAGCTTTCAACCTGTTCGGCGATGGGCTGCGGGACGCCCTGGATCCCCGCACGCGGAAGTAGGAGGTGAACCCATGGCCAAGAATTTGCTGGAAGTGAATAACCTCAGAGTATCATTTTTTACTCATGCCGGCGAAGTACAAGCGGTACGGGGCGCTACTTTCGCTTTGGAAGCGGGGGAGGCGGTGGCTCTGGTAGGGGAGTCCGGCTGCGGCAAGAGCGTTACCGCCCAGTCCATCATGCGGCTCATCCCTGATCCGCCCGGGAGGATTGTGGACGGCAGCAT carries:
- a CDS encoding ABC transporter ATP-binding protein produces the protein MAKNLLEVNNLRVSFFTHAGEVQAVRGATFALEAGEAVALVGESGCGKSVTAQSIMRLIPDPPGRIVDGSILFAGQDLAYASERQMEEIRGNQIGMIFQDPMTSLNPTMTVGRQIMEGIIKHQGLTR